From Solanum lycopersicum chromosome 8, SLM_r2.1, the proteins below share one genomic window:
- the LOC101253212 gene encoding protein TIFY 5A-like yields MYIFIIQNPLAYFISQSKKMRRNCNLEFRLMPPSLSTFSPNICSNNNTSSYFSMEEDKESTELEQKSEPLTIFYNGKLVVSHVTDLQAKAIIYLASRETEEKTNKSLSPISEPSSPLLQPQTVKKSLQRFLQKRKSRTQTTSPYHH; encoded by the exons ATGTATATATTCATCATTCAAAATCCTCTTGCTTATTTCATATCACAATCgaagaaaatgagaagaaattGTAATTTGGAGTTTAGGCTTATGCCACCTTCTCTTTCTACTTTTTCTCCTAACATTTgcagtaataataatacatcCTCCTATTTTTCAAT GGAGGAGGATAAAGAAAGCACAGAATTAGAGCAGAAATCTGAGCCGTTAACCATATTTTACAATGGAAAACTTGTGGTTTCTCATGTTACTGACCTTcag GCTAAAGCTATAATATATCTTGCAAGTAGAGAAACAGAGGAGAAAACAAACAAGAGTCTGTCACCAATATCTGAgccatcatcaccattattACAACCTCAAACTGTGAAGAAATCTCTACAAAGATTtctacaaaaaagaaaaagtagaacTCAAACAACTTCGCCATATCATCACTAG